In Apis cerana isolate GH-2021 linkage group LG6, AcerK_1.0, whole genome shotgun sequence, the following are encoded in one genomic region:
- the LOC107999686 gene encoding AT-rich interactive domain-containing protein 2 isoform X11, protein MAKILNKDPVTYERERENFLKDLRHFHETRGTPFKKNPKINGKDIDLYLLYVVVTAHGGWIKVNTRNEWASLCEQFHLPNGCVNSGVGLKQIYLRYLDRYEKVHFLGEDGQQADDDDEDSRHRKWSARALHSVPLTYNHHQHNVAESLREYNGLSSDLYKPSNYDKLALSLLSPLPNEQDFAINVCTLLSNEGKHILRLDKYPRLVNILLAHAGVFDSPGTRQLFIEVYSRVRNYSINSFWSDVLDSQDVIDLTNERTFMKKPTTASPQTFSRRKILEREKQNKSAASTENGDEASTSMEVDGVMPDCSRLDPIGSHQDETLRDQNQNSIKFEEEDKDLFCVGRTLGTQDPYGQRVLQIASILRNLSFTPENAAVLGRNRCFLRFVLLCVRARWSNLHQLGFDILGNIANEIVLKEAGERITDVVLSCVAKGIESQDRFIVISCLEVLNKISQQDSNEEIVTFGLEDNVYELICRFLALNDIALLVYTLECLYALTSLGERPCTSVARVRGAIDTLVALVTVEAQSYGPKACILMRVIETVSTVAPPPNATQNTTPVTATAPAVTVSSSVPTTPATVTATPAPVSPAPSRPTTPAAITTKSTTHKAVETNNSLQQQHAHQQIIQENEQFALSWLRATFEPAQGIRIEQEELYKKYLGCCTKIGRRGVIAPLHFPRCVRSVFGGSVGPNPLKGETSGTQYYEGIRVRATSPQVTYPSQTAVGTNTAPIPAANATPVKVLPVQQRTIKSISPAPDSTALDNPASGPPRTPAPASPILKAQLSAPPKPPSSISNTATQSQNPVTKVDSKSQVSVSHPHLSQALLSSGSQTQSQQQVQQVQQQCQTVQVVAKEDNRSGTTSSSIIKSLLATKVAQRQQQQRLLQQQLTNISQPAATTTLTTILPKTPVNSKQKPTITPIPAKKIQRLNGAKFIMTNNCDKTEVNDNENVNQIPTSTTSSTMVLNSTENHISSNIKVCRPPATTITTANKAIQRSTCTSIAEDSDSTNNSLASSSGIGGSRDCSGVGIEEDNSLTSFEGILLNGAPSNMDIDAQEDSSKDSSSITSKEKPLQSMMLADLLERKVDKEPILNGVLGKNSINEKGMDLVENHIKKVLKESPTDIKIKTEVEEGNVIQTEVSEDTLIEAPRGIKRAASESDEVDVKKVKYSNGTMSPDPAVDSTTAESTVSSIKSEEQDDDKDSEKATVSSTAANLYAALAADCIEDEIDLDENVTVNVQEETTTTIKEEPHIFVNQINQQQSSQQQQSQPTPQQQPQQPPPQPQQSQPQMQQQPQPHPQQQPQQQLIVAAPRQIVVQQTIQSNNQVLIPTSAVKGRQAQPQPQVLLQQGAGGQLQYVVSGGVPGQNYVLAQPQTTLVQGQAQTVLVAQTTQQQGTGAKTIIILQSQAAAQPTQQKMVAVTPQGQQVVVTQVSRPILQSPALGNIPPPLVPTSGTIPQTSIIVNSSVAQTNPNTVTVTIPAMAQQTPVSTSVPSRVVTPTPASTPPPTRPTTPHQAAATHGLPTKQPAKVIKTVSSSTSTEPESKPSTSQNQPEKTITIKIDPNAYLCEWRGCLRQFKTPHEVYLHVCETHCPSGGEEILCLWASCDALKRRRFSLMTHLYDRHCNAETMSIRRKQLTVTGKTEVSTSTPPTPHHPGYAPNAAFHAIKRHALEFVNPKELMDDNEGPVTKSIRLTAALILRNLVIYSTHGRRHLRAYEPHLAGVALSNVESSRTIAQVLYDMNDQSSSNHR, encoded by the exons aatctcTCCGTGAATACAACGGCCTTTCGTCCGATCTTTATAAGCCATCCAACTACGATAAACTCGCGCTATCTCTTCTCTCGCCACTTCCCAACGAGCAAGACTTCGCCATCAATGTCTGCACGCTGCTATCGAACGAGGGCAAGCATATCCTACGCCTCGACAAATATCCCCGTCTCGTGAACATACTCTTGGCGCACGCGGGTGTCTTCGATTCACCTGGAACGCGGCAGCTCTTCATCGAGGTTTATTCCCGCGTGAGGAATTATTCCATCAACTCTTTCTGGTCGGACGTCCTCGACTCGCAGGACGTGATAGATCTTACGAATGAAAGGACGTTCATGAAGAAACCGACCACCGCCAGCCCCCAGACCTTCTCCAGGCGGAAAATATTGGAGAGGGAGAAACAGAACAAAAGCGCCGCGTCCACGGAGAACGGAGATGAGGCGTCAACGTCGATGGAAGTCGACGGG GTGATGCCAGACTGTTCGAGATTAGATCCGATTGGATCTCATCAAGATGAAACTTTAAGAGATCAAAATCAAAActcgataaaatttgaagaagaagataaagatTTGTTTTGTGTTGGGCGAACATTGGGAACGCAGGATCCTTATGGTCAACGTGTGCTACAAATAGCATCTATTTTACGGAATTTAAGTTTTACTCCAGAAAACGCTGCTGTATTAGGAAGGAATCGGTGTTTCTTGAGATTCGTATTACTCTGTGTAAGAGCGAGGTGGAGTAATCTGCATCAACTTGGTTTTGATATATTAGGGAACATAGCAAATGAAATAGTCTTAAAAGAAGCTGGTGAGAGGATAACAGATGTTGTATTGTCATGTGTGGCAAAGGGAATTGAATCCCAAGACAGGTTCATTGTTATTTCCTGCTTGGAGGTGCTTAATAAAATTAGCCAACAAGACAGCAATGAAGAAATCGTTACGTTTGGATTAGAAGATAATGTATATGAACTAATATGCAg aTTTTTAGCTCTGAACGACATAGCTCTTTTAGTATATACCTTGGAATGCTTGTACGCGTTGACTTCGTTAGGTGAAAGGCCATGTACTAGCGTCGCGCGGGTACGCGGAGCTATCGACACATTAGTTGCTCTTGTTACTGTAGAAGCGCAGAGTTATGGGCCGAAAGCTTGTATTTTGATGAGAGTTATCGAAACAGTGTCCACGGTAGCACCACCACCCAATGCTACTCAGAATACTACTCCTGTCACAGCTACTGCGCCAGCAGTAACGGTGTCCTCCTCTGTGCCAACAACTCCAGCTACAGTTACTGCAACGCCAGCTCCTGTAAGCCCAGCACCTTCGCGACCAACGACTCCAGCTGCAATTACAACAAAATCTACTACGCAca AAGCAGTTGAGACGAATAATTCGCTTCAGCAACAACATGCACATCAACAAATCATTCAAGAAAACGAGCAATTTGCTTTGAGTTGGTTAAGAGCTACTTTCGAACCAGCACAGGGAATCCGTATAGAGCAAGAAGAATTGTACAAGAAATATCTTGGTTGCTGCACAAAGATTGGTAGAAGAGGTGTTATTGCTCCACTTCATTTTCCTAGATGCGTTAg aTCTGTATTTGGTGGAAGCGTCGGACCAAATCCATTGAAAGGTGAAACAAGTGGTACTCAGTATTACGAAGGAATCCGAGTACGGGCCACATCTCCCCAAGTAACTTATCCGAGCCAAACTGCAGTTGGGACTAACACAGCTCCAATTCCAGCAGCCAACGCAACGCCAGTAAAGGTGCTTCCCGTACAACAGCGTACAATCAAGAGTATAAGTCCTGCTCCTGATAGCACGGCCCTAGACAATCCTGCATCTGGGCCTCCAAGAACCCCTGCCCCAGCATCGCCTATCCTTAAAGCCCAATTGTCTGCTCCACCAAAACCACCATCCAGTATCTCGAACACTGCAACTCAATCCCAAAATCCAGTCACCAAGGTTGATTCTAAAAGTCAG GTGTCAGTATCACATCCTCACCTGAGTCAAGCATTGCTGTCAAGTGGCTCCCAAACACAATCACAACAACAAGTACAACAAGTACAGCAACAATGTCAAACTGTCCAGGTAGTTGCAAAGGAAGATAATCGAAGTGGTACTACATCCAGTTCCATAATAAAAAGCCTTCTGGCTACTAAG gTTGCGCAACGCCAACAACAACAAAGGCTATTACAACAGCAATTAACTAATATATCGCAACCAGCTGCAACTACAACTTTAACTACAATACTCCCAAAGACACCTGTCAACTCAAAGCAAAAGCCAACTATCACACCCATTCCTGCCAAAAAAATACAAAGGCTCAATGGagctaaatttattatgactAATAATTGTGACAAG actgaagtaaatgataatgaaaatgtcAACCAAATACCAACTTCAACGACTTCTTCCACAATGGTTTTAAATTCAACCGAAAATCACATATCGTCAAACATTAAAGTATGTCGGCCTCCAGCAACAACTATAACTACAGCAAACAAAGCTATTCAACGTTCAACTTGTACATCAATAGCTGAGGATTCGGATTCGACTAATAATTCTTTGGCATCCAGTAGTGGTATTGGTGGTAGTAGGGACTGTTCTGGTGTCGGTATAGAAGAAGATAATTCTTTGACAAGTTTCGAAGGAATTCTGTTAAATGGTGCACCAAGTAATATGGATATCGATGCCCAAGAAGATTCATCAAAAGATTCATCTAGTATAACGTCTAAAGAGAAACCTCTGCAAAGTATGATGCTTGCAGATTTATTAGAACGGAAAGTTGACAAAGAGCCTATTTTGAATGGTGTTTtaggaaaaaattcgattaatgaAAAAGGAATGGACTTAGTAGAAAATCACATTAAGAAAGTATTAAAAGAATCTCCTACagacattaaaataaaaaccgaAGTAGAAGAAGGTAATGTTATACAGACAGAAGTTTCTGAAGATACTTTAATTGAAGCACCTAGAGGAATAAAACGAGCTGCCAGTGAGTCGGATGAAGTAGatgtaaaaaaagtaaaatattctaatggtACTATGTCACCTGATCCTGCTGTTGATTCGACCACTGCTGAATCCACTGTCTCGAGTATAAAATCTGAGGAACAGGATGATGATAAGGATAGTGAGAAAGCAACTGTATCTTCTACAGCCGCAAATCTTTACGCTGCTCTGGCTGCAGATTGTATAGAAGACGAAATTGACCTTGATGAAAATGTTACTGTTAATGTCCAGGAAGAAACTACTACTACGATAAAAGAAGAACCTCATATATTTGTCAATCAAATTAATCAACAACAATCATCTCAACAACAACAATCGCAACCGACACCACAGCAACAGCCACAGCAACCGCCGCCGCAACCGCAACAATCGCAACCTCAAATGCAACAGCAACCACAACCTCATCCTCAACAACAACCTCAACAACAACTTATTGTCGCAGCACCTAGGCAAATAGTAGTGCAACAAACAATACAATCGAATAATCAAGTTCTTATTCCAACTAGTGCAGTGAAAGGAAGGCAAGCGCAACCTCAACCACAAGTTTTATTGCAACAAGGAGCAGGAGGTCAATTACAGTATGTTGTTTCTGGTGGCGTCCCTGGTCAAAATTACGTTTTAGCTCAACCACAAACAACGCTGGTTCAAGGTCAAGCGCAAACTGTGTTAGTAGCTCAAACAACACAACAGCAGGGAACAGGTGCaaaaacgataattattttgcaatctCAAGCAGCTGCCCAACCAACTCAGCAAAAAATGGTGGCCGTAACTCCTCAGGGACAGCAGGTTGTCGTTACACAAGTTTCACGTCCTATCTTGCAGAGTCCAGCGCTCGGCAATATACCTCCACCTTTGGTTCCAACGTCTGGCACAATTCCACAAACTTCGATAATAGTGAACAGTTCTGTAGCACAAACAAATCCAAATACAGTGACCGTTACAATTCCCGCGATGGCTCAACAAACACCAGTGTCAACGAGTGTGCCATCAAGAGTGGTAACACCAACACCAGCCTCTACTCCACCGCCTACTAGACCCACTACACCTCATCAGGCAGCAGCAACGCATGGATTACCGACAAAACAACCTGCTAAAGTAATAAAGACTGTCAGTTCTTCAACCTCTACTGAACCAGAATCTAAGCCATCTACGAGCCAAAATCAACCAGAAAAaactattacaataaaaattgatcccAATGCATATTTATGTGAATGGCGAGGTTGTTTAAG GCAATTTAAAACACCACATGAAGTTTATCTTCATGTATGCGAAACACATTGTCCATCTGGTGGAGAGGAAATATTATGTCTTTGGGCAAGCTGTGATGCCTTGAAAAGACGAAGATTTTCATTGATGACACATTTGTATGATAGGCATTGTAATGCGGaa acAATGTCGATAAGAAGGAAACAATTAACGGTAACAGGTAAAACCGAAGTTTCTACATCGACACCGCCAACTCCTCATCACCCTGGATATGCACCGAATGCAGCATTCCATGCTATTAAACGGCACGCTTTGGAGTTTGTAAATCCAAAGGAGTTAATG gatGACAACGAAGGTCCTGTGACCAAAAGTATTCGCTTGACAGCAGCTCTTATTCTTAGAAACCTAGTCATATATTCAACACATGGCAGAAG aCATCTTAGAGCGTACGAACCACATTTGGCAGGAGTCGCATTAAGTAATGTTGAATCATCAAGAACAATCGCACAAGTTCTGTATGATATGAATGATCAAAGTAGCAGTAACCATAGGTGA
- the LOC107999686 gene encoding AT-rich interactive domain-containing protein 2 isoform X5: MAKILNKDPVTYERERENFLKDLRHFHETRGTPFKKNPKINGKDIDLYLLYVVVTAHGGWIKVNTRNEWASLCEQFHLPNGCVNSGVGLKQIYLRYLDRYEKVHFLGEDGQQADDDDEDSRHRKWSARALHSVPLTYNHHQHNVAESLREYNGLSSDLYKPSNYDKLALSLLSPLPNEQDFAINVCTLLSNEGKHILRLDKYPRLVNILLAHAGVFDSPGTRQLFIEVYSRVRNYSINSFWSDVLDSQDVIDLTNERTFMKKPTTASPQTFSRRKILEREKQNKSAASTENGDEASTSMEVDGVMPDCSRLDPIGSHQDETLRDQNQNSIKFEEEDKDLFCVGRTLGTQDPYGQRVLQIASILRNLSFTPENAAVLGRNRCFLRFVLLCVRARWSNLHQLGFDILGNIANEIVLKEAGERITDVVLSCVAKGIESQDRFIVISCLEVLNKISQQDSNEEIVTFGLEDNVYELICRFLALNDIALLVYTLECLYALTSLGERPCTSVARVRGAIDTLVALVTVEAQSYGPKACILMRVIETVSTVAPPPNATQNTTPVTATAPAVTVSSSVPTTPATVTATPAPVSPAPSRPTTPAAITTKSTTHKAVETNNSLQQQHAHQQIIQENEQFALSWLRATFEPAQGIRIEQEELYKKYLGCCTKIGRRGVIAPLHFPRCVRSVFGGSVGPNPLKGETSGTQYYEGIRVRATSPQVTYPSQTAVGTNTAPIPAANATPVKVSVSHPHLSQALLSSGSQTQSQQQVQQVQQQCQTVQVVAKEDNRSGTTSSSIIKSLLATKVTVSSDCMPSTAATCVSTPTACVTNTTASIASSISANQLITSNQVAQRQQQQRLLQQQLTNISQPAATTTLTTILPKTPVNSKQKPTITPIPAKKIQRLNGAKFIMTNNCDKTEVNDNENVNQIPTSTTSSTMVLNSTENHISSNIKVCRPPATTITTANKAIQRSTCTSIAEDSDSTNNSLASSSGIGGSRDCSGVGIEEDNSLTSFEGILLNGAPSNMDIDAQEDSSKDSSSITSKEKPLQSMMLADLLERKVDKEPILNGVLGKNSINEKGMDLVENHIKKVLKESPTDIKIKTEVEEGNVIQTEVSEDTLIEAPRGIKRAASESDEVDVKKVKYSNGTMSPDPAVDSTTAESTVSSIKSEEQDDDKDSEKATVSSTAANLYAALAADCIEDEIDLDENVTVNVQEETTTTIKEEPHIFVNQINQQQSSQQQQSQPTPQQQPQQPPPQPQQSQPQMQQQPQPHPQQQPQQQLIVAAPRQIVVQQTIQSNNQVLIPTSAVKGRQAQPQPQVLLQQGAGGQLQYVVSGGVPGQNYVLAQPQTTLVQGQAQTVLVAQTTQQQGTGAKTIIILQSQAAAQPTQQKMVAVTPQGQQVVVTQVSRPILQSPALGNIPPPLVPTSGTIPQTSIIVNSSVAQTNPNTVTVTIPAMAQQTPVSTSVPSRVVTPTPASTPPPTRPTTPHQAAATHGLPTKQPAKVIKTVSSSTSTEPESKPSTSQNQPEKTITIKIDPNAYLCEWRGCLRQFKTPHEVYLHVCETHCPSGGEEILCLWASCDALKRRRFSLMTHLYDRHCNAETMSIRRKQLTVTGKTEVSTSTPPTPHHPGYAPNAAFHAIKRHALEFVNPKELMQRPTKPAAATSSSSSPRPGQNPPPEQDDNEGPVTKSIRLTAALILRNLVIYSTHGRRHLRAYEPHLAGVALSNVESSRTIAQVLYDMNDQSSSNHR, encoded by the exons aatctcTCCGTGAATACAACGGCCTTTCGTCCGATCTTTATAAGCCATCCAACTACGATAAACTCGCGCTATCTCTTCTCTCGCCACTTCCCAACGAGCAAGACTTCGCCATCAATGTCTGCACGCTGCTATCGAACGAGGGCAAGCATATCCTACGCCTCGACAAATATCCCCGTCTCGTGAACATACTCTTGGCGCACGCGGGTGTCTTCGATTCACCTGGAACGCGGCAGCTCTTCATCGAGGTTTATTCCCGCGTGAGGAATTATTCCATCAACTCTTTCTGGTCGGACGTCCTCGACTCGCAGGACGTGATAGATCTTACGAATGAAAGGACGTTCATGAAGAAACCGACCACCGCCAGCCCCCAGACCTTCTCCAGGCGGAAAATATTGGAGAGGGAGAAACAGAACAAAAGCGCCGCGTCCACGGAGAACGGAGATGAGGCGTCAACGTCGATGGAAGTCGACGGG GTGATGCCAGACTGTTCGAGATTAGATCCGATTGGATCTCATCAAGATGAAACTTTAAGAGATCAAAATCAAAActcgataaaatttgaagaagaagataaagatTTGTTTTGTGTTGGGCGAACATTGGGAACGCAGGATCCTTATGGTCAACGTGTGCTACAAATAGCATCTATTTTACGGAATTTAAGTTTTACTCCAGAAAACGCTGCTGTATTAGGAAGGAATCGGTGTTTCTTGAGATTCGTATTACTCTGTGTAAGAGCGAGGTGGAGTAATCTGCATCAACTTGGTTTTGATATATTAGGGAACATAGCAAATGAAATAGTCTTAAAAGAAGCTGGTGAGAGGATAACAGATGTTGTATTGTCATGTGTGGCAAAGGGAATTGAATCCCAAGACAGGTTCATTGTTATTTCCTGCTTGGAGGTGCTTAATAAAATTAGCCAACAAGACAGCAATGAAGAAATCGTTACGTTTGGATTAGAAGATAATGTATATGAACTAATATGCAg aTTTTTAGCTCTGAACGACATAGCTCTTTTAGTATATACCTTGGAATGCTTGTACGCGTTGACTTCGTTAGGTGAAAGGCCATGTACTAGCGTCGCGCGGGTACGCGGAGCTATCGACACATTAGTTGCTCTTGTTACTGTAGAAGCGCAGAGTTATGGGCCGAAAGCTTGTATTTTGATGAGAGTTATCGAAACAGTGTCCACGGTAGCACCACCACCCAATGCTACTCAGAATACTACTCCTGTCACAGCTACTGCGCCAGCAGTAACGGTGTCCTCCTCTGTGCCAACAACTCCAGCTACAGTTACTGCAACGCCAGCTCCTGTAAGCCCAGCACCTTCGCGACCAACGACTCCAGCTGCAATTACAACAAAATCTACTACGCAca AAGCAGTTGAGACGAATAATTCGCTTCAGCAACAACATGCACATCAACAAATCATTCAAGAAAACGAGCAATTTGCTTTGAGTTGGTTAAGAGCTACTTTCGAACCAGCACAGGGAATCCGTATAGAGCAAGAAGAATTGTACAAGAAATATCTTGGTTGCTGCACAAAGATTGGTAGAAGAGGTGTTATTGCTCCACTTCATTTTCCTAGATGCGTTAg aTCTGTATTTGGTGGAAGCGTCGGACCAAATCCATTGAAAGGTGAAACAAGTGGTACTCAGTATTACGAAGGAATCCGAGTACGGGCCACATCTCCCCAAGTAACTTATCCGAGCCAAACTGCAGTTGGGACTAACACAGCTCCAATTCCAGCAGCCAACGCAACGCCAGTAAAG GTGTCAGTATCACATCCTCACCTGAGTCAAGCATTGCTGTCAAGTGGCTCCCAAACACAATCACAACAACAAGTACAACAAGTACAGCAACAATGTCAAACTGTCCAGGTAGTTGCAAAGGAAGATAATCGAAGTGGTACTACATCCAGTTCCATAATAAAAAGCCTTCTGGCTACTAAGGTAACGGTTAGCAGCGACTGCATGCCCAGTACTGCTGCGACTTGTGTGTCTACCCCTACTGCCTGTGTAACAAACACTACTGCTAGCATCGCATCCAGCATCAGTGCCAACCAGCTAATAACCAGCAACCAG gTTGCGCAACGCCAACAACAACAAAGGCTATTACAACAGCAATTAACTAATATATCGCAACCAGCTGCAACTACAACTTTAACTACAATACTCCCAAAGACACCTGTCAACTCAAAGCAAAAGCCAACTATCACACCCATTCCTGCCAAAAAAATACAAAGGCTCAATGGagctaaatttattatgactAATAATTGTGACAAG actgaagtaaatgataatgaaaatgtcAACCAAATACCAACTTCAACGACTTCTTCCACAATGGTTTTAAATTCAACCGAAAATCACATATCGTCAAACATTAAAGTATGTCGGCCTCCAGCAACAACTATAACTACAGCAAACAAAGCTATTCAACGTTCAACTTGTACATCAATAGCTGAGGATTCGGATTCGACTAATAATTCTTTGGCATCCAGTAGTGGTATTGGTGGTAGTAGGGACTGTTCTGGTGTCGGTATAGAAGAAGATAATTCTTTGACAAGTTTCGAAGGAATTCTGTTAAATGGTGCACCAAGTAATATGGATATCGATGCCCAAGAAGATTCATCAAAAGATTCATCTAGTATAACGTCTAAAGAGAAACCTCTGCAAAGTATGATGCTTGCAGATTTATTAGAACGGAAAGTTGACAAAGAGCCTATTTTGAATGGTGTTTtaggaaaaaattcgattaatgaAAAAGGAATGGACTTAGTAGAAAATCACATTAAGAAAGTATTAAAAGAATCTCCTACagacattaaaataaaaaccgaAGTAGAAGAAGGTAATGTTATACAGACAGAAGTTTCTGAAGATACTTTAATTGAAGCACCTAGAGGAATAAAACGAGCTGCCAGTGAGTCGGATGAAGTAGatgtaaaaaaagtaaaatattctaatggtACTATGTCACCTGATCCTGCTGTTGATTCGACCACTGCTGAATCCACTGTCTCGAGTATAAAATCTGAGGAACAGGATGATGATAAGGATAGTGAGAAAGCAACTGTATCTTCTACAGCCGCAAATCTTTACGCTGCTCTGGCTGCAGATTGTATAGAAGACGAAATTGACCTTGATGAAAATGTTACTGTTAATGTCCAGGAAGAAACTACTACTACGATAAAAGAAGAACCTCATATATTTGTCAATCAAATTAATCAACAACAATCATCTCAACAACAACAATCGCAACCGACACCACAGCAACAGCCACAGCAACCGCCGCCGCAACCGCAACAATCGCAACCTCAAATGCAACAGCAACCACAACCTCATCCTCAACAACAACCTCAACAACAACTTATTGTCGCAGCACCTAGGCAAATAGTAGTGCAACAAACAATACAATCGAATAATCAAGTTCTTATTCCAACTAGTGCAGTGAAAGGAAGGCAAGCGCAACCTCAACCACAAGTTTTATTGCAACAAGGAGCAGGAGGTCAATTACAGTATGTTGTTTCTGGTGGCGTCCCTGGTCAAAATTACGTTTTAGCTCAACCACAAACAACGCTGGTTCAAGGTCAAGCGCAAACTGTGTTAGTAGCTCAAACAACACAACAGCAGGGAACAGGTGCaaaaacgataattattttgcaatctCAAGCAGCTGCCCAACCAACTCAGCAAAAAATGGTGGCCGTAACTCCTCAGGGACAGCAGGTTGTCGTTACACAAGTTTCACGTCCTATCTTGCAGAGTCCAGCGCTCGGCAATATACCTCCACCTTTGGTTCCAACGTCTGGCACAATTCCACAAACTTCGATAATAGTGAACAGTTCTGTAGCACAAACAAATCCAAATACAGTGACCGTTACAATTCCCGCGATGGCTCAACAAACACCAGTGTCAACGAGTGTGCCATCAAGAGTGGTAACACCAACACCAGCCTCTACTCCACCGCCTACTAGACCCACTACACCTCATCAGGCAGCAGCAACGCATGGATTACCGACAAAACAACCTGCTAAAGTAATAAAGACTGTCAGTTCTTCAACCTCTACTGAACCAGAATCTAAGCCATCTACGAGCCAAAATCAACCAGAAAAaactattacaataaaaattgatcccAATGCATATTTATGTGAATGGCGAGGTTGTTTAAG GCAATTTAAAACACCACATGAAGTTTATCTTCATGTATGCGAAACACATTGTCCATCTGGTGGAGAGGAAATATTATGTCTTTGGGCAAGCTGTGATGCCTTGAAAAGACGAAGATTTTCATTGATGACACATTTGTATGATAGGCATTGTAATGCGGaa acAATGTCGATAAGAAGGAAACAATTAACGGTAACAGGTAAAACCGAAGTTTCTACATCGACACCGCCAACTCCTCATCACCCTGGATATGCACCGAATGCAGCATTCCATGCTATTAAACGGCACGCTTTGGAGTTTGTAAATCCAAAGGAGTTAATG CAAAGGCCGACCAAGCCCGCTGCAGCCACTTCAAGCTCTTCTTCTCCCAGACCTGGGCAAAATCCTCCACCAGAACAG gatGACAACGAAGGTCCTGTGACCAAAAGTATTCGCTTGACAGCAGCTCTTATTCTTAGAAACCTAGTCATATATTCAACACATGGCAGAAG aCATCTTAGAGCGTACGAACCACATTTGGCAGGAGTCGCATTAAGTAATGTTGAATCATCAAGAACAATCGCACAAGTTCTGTATGATATGAATGATCAAAGTAGCAGTAACCATAGGTGA